A DNA window from Labrus mixtus chromosome 4, fLabMix1.1, whole genome shotgun sequence contains the following coding sequences:
- the otogl gene encoding otogelin-like protein, which translates to MNLKWTVERFLLVSFSVSHLLLLEGAQSRLFGAEGRLQRRANALRRKRDLLGEETYRPLLSENTLSRSILHNYTARDSSSEYCGCLNGGWCQESGVCDCAQFQALGDRCQIIPNQGQDRDGICRSWGQHHYETFDGIYFYFPGTCSYILAQDCHSTTPQYTVWVHNSRVCDGSVYSCPRALSLFFPNEEEIHISGYQVHQGGRRLSLPQTIGGVFIERLADYLLVKSVFGFSLAWDGGSGVYLKMSEEHQGAPCGLCGNFNHIAGDDLTTSRGLGTVEPALFANSWAVDLPHERACPSVDIDFNGPCHSESDMDDAIEKCSALLFFPFLSCHENIDPNPFVASCVSDLCLSDDEETFCRALVEYTRACSHVGYPVREWRDSFPSCYDGCEESFVYRDCISCCPPTCTFEKDCLGTNLHCLDGCYCPDGLILQNGTCIAVSQCPCVYHGTSYVQGHVLREGCSVCVCMGGVWNCTENNCTAECSVVGDVYVTTFDGRIFLQPRACQYVLAKSRSSSRFTVTLQYTTCAEQQVCIQSVTVVLDEDVTHQITLTREGEVIIGINPGPVLPYVDDAVEVRKLTSVFTQLKAAIGLRLLYDGRGGRVYLQLESHWRGQTQGLCGTFNGNLRDDFLSPAGMIEGTPQLHANAWKVSSACVAPVNLPVIDPCEMNQRNAFYASQCDVLLGSVFAPCHSHISPNVYQQQCRYQACRCGSSCLCTALAHYAYLCSKHRVDIDFRTQVSECGVVCLGGMLYHSCVSSCGRSCRALSDTETCNPADCAEGCGCPDGSFHDDVRQRCVQLSQCHCYSMGGVSQPGEVTFSASGPCLCRNGKMECVPEEKEPDSVEVGECPEGKVYHSCTEQRGGVACAPTCRNLMLNLTCAPSTPCIPGCVCPPGLVLHHGECYYPENCPCAWMGLEYLPGEAVETSCYKCVCHRGFFNCSYSPCPAVCTVYSDRHYHTFDGLEYDYHSDCQVYLLKSAGETEVSIVAQNKDCYESGIVCMKILVIHVGLTKIYFTDNSGNPSPSTVVGRGSEFEIWKAGYYTVVHFSQQDLTILWDRKTTVHIRAGPQWKGRLSGLCGNFDSVTVNDMTTSSHMEVNNAQTFGDSWALGQCESDYVIERPCEGDLGRQPYAKRECALLYSDVFAPCHNVVDVAWFYRNCLTDTCNCNRGGDCECLCTSIAAYAHKCCQQGITIHWRSPSVCPYDCEYYNQELGDGPFSLVSAVYNDTMLGVNRTSSSVFPLVRERPGQLPAPGLLFNFMITAGLQKDRTSRVPMVSLESAERPNYFLVAPGRSHLQLEHWSRGAEFSHRATFIQHQGLFLPGHTSFELVGQPGIFLTLTRTAARAQKYDSSEGFKSSSSFTLEESSFVIPYRMMCEWRYQACANPCVHTCIDPDATRCQFLPPVEGCFPRCPKNMILDEVTRRCVYTEDCVSLPPTPTPFAFVTRSNRTTAAPTTTETTTTTSTTTRLTTTTPTTTTTTTTPTTTTTRTTTTSFTTVQPTTTTTTPTTPSAIELVTTPHITTATTAPSTATVPTTLLSSVPSETSTISKMEVTPPETTGVTTTVSTATPSSRAVTEPFTTPPPSPTTPASTTSPTTPPSTTVSTSPATTTPPSLTSPSTQPPPTTADTTATSSVPATTTTTPPPSTTDTTMTVETTTPADSSTVGTTTATPSTTAAPTTEPLTTEIITSPYTSPVTQEASTTHPFLLPSTSCTPPFSYRIDDCAELFCFNGELLLHNSSLHCRYNTTPPQCSLLGLPVLINTDPCCPQWQCPCRCTVMSDLRVITFDGNNVALYDNGSYILVNLPRETIIGTVEKCPTSQSVNSIRRTSPTGGTSGLCFKKLNITTSSYRIIINRLDRKVTVNYRPARLPFSRHALYVEDTGSMYLINTPGGVSIQWYHSTGIMVLQYITSYNSSVPTRGLCGCCDGNPEDDLKLPNGTVVREVGDMVLFLQAWRVHTTDESEHTRRVGDNCTTGDCSLCLSMLRQRAFTPCHSKVPPEQFCDIMWAGDLHYKDHQCDFLAAYVAVCYTHQVCISWRRHNFCPLRCPSGKEYQPCVSTCTSRTCLNREYYEETTCSFIREECVCRSGTILHRADSPYCVTEDRCVCTDNEGNPRAPGEVWNGSARSCCLYKCMENGSVLAVEPDCHSVPTPLCEREGEYVLDVLEEGVCCPKKICECNMTICDSEAPPCDNGNRLVIGYSALSCCPEYRCECDPMACPPVYAPHCGEDQFLVEVRGEKSCCYSYLCVCESCLEPVPSCSNGEILAVDLNTTNSCCPQYHCVCDVNLCPETFVSCAPGLSLVQTTVPGHCCPQHHCECQCEDRTLPICQVGEVLVEASDSITNCGCPQHTCQKAEVCLFQGVTVLGPGQSLVQYLEGEMCYTVQCLHHRDPDSGFYAMEITSVNCTQKCGPHQVYMQSTDPQVCCGSCKNVSCTFTNENGTTELFASGSSWVENCTRYDCMETAVGAVILASGVVCPPFNDTECVQNGGVVQSYVDGCCRTCSGVGVLPFTVNPVTPTGSTNCDTGKEDGKTCKRVAIRTTIRKDDCRSNAPVTVYSCDGKCPSATIFNFNINSHARFCKCCRESGLQTRSVTLYCSRNATVVEYNFQEPLDCSCQWN; encoded by the exons ATGAACTTAAAGTGGACAGTGGAACGATTTCTTCTCGTGTCGTTTTCAGTCTCCCACTTGCTGTTACTTGAGG GAGCTCAGAGTCGACTTTTCGGGGCAGAAGGAAGACTTCAGAG aagggCTAATGCACTTCGGAGGAAACGGGATCTCCTTGGGGAGGAG acATACAGACCACTGCTGTCGGAAAATACTCTGTCACGCAGCATTTTGCACAACTACACAGCCAGAGATTCCTCTTCAG AATACTGCGGCTGCCTCAATGGCGGCTGGTGTCAAGAGAGtggtgtgtgtgactgtgctcAGTTCCAAGCACTGGGAGATCGCTGCCAGATCA TACCTAACCAGGGCCAGGATAGAGACGGCATTTGCAGGTCGTGGGGTCAGCACCACTACGAGACATTTGATGGAATCTACTTCTACTTCCCTGGAACCTGCTCGTACATCCTGGCCCAGGACTGTCATTCCACTACGCCACAGTACACGGTGTGG GTTCACAACAGCAGAGTGTGTGACGGGAGTGTGTATTCATGCCCAAGAGCCCTCAGTCTGTTCTTCCCAAATGAGGAGGAGATCCACATCTCTGGATATCAGGTCCACCAGGGAGGCCgcag ATTGAGTCTGCCTCAGACTATAGGAGGTGTGTTCATTGAGCGACTGGCCGATTACCTGCTGGTGAAGAGTGTGTTTGGCTTCTCTTTGGCCTGGGATGGAGGTTCAGGCGTGTATCTGAAGATGAGCGAGGAGCACCAGGGTGCCCCCTGTGGCCTGTGTGGGAACTTCAACCACATCGCTGGTGATGACCTCACCACTTCCCGTG gtcttgGGACAGTCGAGCCTGCATTGTTTGCTAACAGCTGGGCAGTGGACCTGCCTCATGAGAGAGCCTGTCCATCAGTAGATATTGACTTTAACGGGCCCTGCCATTCTGAGTCAGACATGGAC GATGCCATAGAGAAATGCAGTGCACTTCTCTTCTTCCCCTTTCTGTCCTGTCATGAAAACATAGACCCAAATCCCTTTGTTGccagctgtgtgtctgacctctgCCT ATCTGATGATGAGGAAACATTTTGTCGAGCCTTGGTCGAGTACACTCGAGCCTGCTCACACGTTGGCTATCCAGTGAGAGAGTGGAGGGACAGCTTCCCTTCTTGTT ATGATGGCTGTGAGGAGAGTTTTGTCTATAGAGACTGTATCAGTTGCTGTCCACCCACCTGTACATTTGAGAAAGATTGTCTGGGAACCAACCTGCATTGTCTGGATGGCTGCTACTGCCCTGATG GTCTTATTCTACAAAATGGAACATGCATCGCTGTTTCTCAATGTCCATGCGTTTACCATGGGACATCATATGTACAAGGACATGTGCTAAGAGAAGGATGCAGTGTGTG TGTGTGCATGGGAGGAGTGTGGAACTGCACTGAGAACAACTGCACAG CCGAGTGTTCAGTGGTCGGTGACGTGTATGTGACGACATTCGACGGCAGGATTTTTCTCCAGCCGAGGGCGTGTCAGTACGTCCTGGCAAagagccgcagcagcagcagattcaCCGTCACATTGCAGTATACCACCTGTGCAGAG CAGCAGGTGTGTATTCAGTCAGTCACGGTGGTGTTGGATGAAGATGTGACCCATCAGATCACTTTGACCAGAGAGGGGGAGGTGATAATTGGTATAAACCCTGGGCCAGTCCTGCCCTATGTGGACG ATGCAGTGGAAGTGCGGAAGTTGACCTCTGTGTTTACTCAGCTGAAGGCCGCGATTGGTTTGAGGCTGCTTTATGATGGTCGAGGTGGGCGGGTCTACCTGCAGCTGGAAAGCCATTGGCGTGGACAGACACAGGGTCTTTGTGGTACCTTCAATGGAAATCTACGAGATGACTTCCT gtCTCCAGCTGGTATGATAGAGGGCACTCCTCAGCTTCATGCCAATGCTTGGAAGGTTTCATCTGCTTGTGTCGCTCCAGTCAACCTTCCAGTCATAGACCCATGTGAGATGAACCAGCGCAATG CCTTCTATGCGTCCCAGTGTGATGTGCTCTTGGGGAGTGTGTTTGCACCGTGTCATAGCCACATAAGTCCAAATGTCTACCAGCAGCAGTGCCGCTACCAGGCCTGTCGTTGCGGGAGCAGCTGTTTGTGCACAGCACTGGCTCACTATGCTTACCTCTGCTCTAAACACAGAGTCGACATTGATTTCAGAACACAAGTCTCTGAATGTG gggtTGTGTGTCTTGGAGGCATGTTGTACCACTCTTGTGTGTCGTCTTGTGGGCGTTCTTGTCGTGCTCTGTCGGACACTGAGACTTGTAACCCCGCCGACTGCGCCGAGGGGTGTGGCTGTCCAGACGGTAGTTTCCATGACGATGTCCGCCAGCGTTGTGTGCAACT GTCTCAGTGTCACTGTTACTCCATGGGTGGTGTGTCACAGCCAGGGGAGGTGACTTTCAGCGCCTCGGGCCCCTG CCTGTGCAGAAATGGGAAGATGGAGTGTGTGCCAGAGGAAAAA gagcCAGATAGTGTAGAGGTCGGGGAGTGTCCAGAGGGAAAAGTGTACCACAGCTGCACCGAGCAGAGGGGAGGTGTGGCCTGTGCGCCGACCTGCCGTAATCTGATGTTGAACCTTACCTGTGCTCCCAGCACACCATGCATCCCTGGCTGTGTCTGTCCTCCTGG GCTGGTGCTGCACCACGGAGAGTGTTACTACCCAGAGAACTGCCCCTGTGCCTGGATGGGCCTTGAATATCTGCCAGGAGAAGCTGTGGAAACATCATGTTACAAATG TGTTTGTCACCGGGGCTTTTTCAACTGCAGCTACTCACCTTGTCCAGCTGTTTGCACCGTCTACAGCGACAGACACTACCACACCTTTGATGGCCTAGAATACGACTACCACTCTGATTGTCAAGTCTACCTGCTCAAA AGTGCAGGAGAAACCGAGGTGTCCATTGTTGCCCAAAACAAAGACTGCTATGAGAGCGGCATTGTTTGCATGAAAATACTGGTCATTCATGTGGGACTCACCAAGATCTACTTCACTGACAACTCTGGGAACCCT AGCCCGTCCACGGTTGTAGGTCGGGGGTCAGAGTTTGAGATTTGGAAAGCAGGCTACTACACTGTTGTCCACTTCTCGCAACAAGACCTGACCATCCTCTGGGATCGCAAGACAACCGTCCACATCAGAGCTGGTCCTCAATGGAAG GGCCGTCTCAGTGGGCTGTGTGGCAACTTTGACAGTGTGACAGTGAATGACATGACCACCTCTAGCCACATGGAAGTCAATAATGCACAGACCTTTGGAGATAGCTGGGCCCTGGGACAG tGTGAAAGTGACTACGTAATTGAGCGACCATGTGAAGGGGACTTAGGCAGACAGCCATACGCCAAGAGGGAATGTGCTCTCCTCTACAGTGATGTGTTTGCACCTTGTCACAATGTG GTGGATGTCGCCTGGTTCTATAGAAACTGCCTGACAGACACCTGCAATTGTAATCGTGGGGGAGACTGTGAGTGTCTCTGTACGTCCATTGCTGCATATGCACACAAGTGCTGTCAACAGGGGATCACAATACACTGGAGGTCACCCTCTGTCTGtc CCTATGATTGTGAATATTATAATCAAG AGCTAGGAGATGGTCCATTTTCTTTGGTGAGTGCTGTTTATAATGACACAATGTTGGGAGTAAATCGCACTAGCAGTTCAGTGTTTCCTCTGGTGAGAGAGCGACCGGGGCAGTTGCCTGCCCCAGGACTACTGTTCAACTTCATGATCACAGCAGGCCTGCAGAAGGACAGAACATCGC GTGTCCCAATGGTGTCGCTGGAGTCTGCGGAGAGACCAAACTATTTCCTCGTTGCGCCGGGGCGCAGCCATCTGCAGTTGGAGCATTGGAGCCGAGGTGCCGAGTTTAGTCACAGGGCTACGTTTATCCAGCATCAGGGGCTGTTTCTGCCTGGTCACACCTCATTCGAGCTTGTCGGCCAACCCGGAATCTTCCTGACGCTGACGCGAACTGCTGCCCGAGCGCAGAAATACGACAGCTCAGAGGGCTTCAagtccagcagcagcttcacactGGAGG AGAGCAGTTTTGTGATACCTTATCGTATGATGTGTGAGTGGCGCTACCAGGCTTGCGCAAACCCATGTGTCCACACATGCATTGACCCAGATGCAACACGCTGCCAATTCTTGCCACC TGTTGAGGGCTGCTTCCCAAGATGTCCCAAGAACATGATCCTTGATGAAGTCACTAGAAGATGTGTCTACACAGAGGACT GTGTGTCTCTTCCTCCGACTCCAACGCCCTTTGCATTTGTGACACGGTCAAACAGGACTACTGCAGCACCGACAACAACTGAAACCACTACAACTACTTCCACTACCACACGGCTTACAACTACAACTCCTActactaccaccaccaccaccacaccaACCACTACTACCACCAGAACAACAACTACCTCTTTCACTACCGTCCAgcccacaacaacaaccactactCCTACAACACCATCGGCCATCGAGCTGGTCACCACTCCCCACATTACAACTGCAACTACAGCTCCTTCCACCGCTACTGTTCCTACTACTCTCCTTTCCTCCGTCCCGTCTGAGACGTCCACTATCAGCAAGATGGAAGTGACCCCACCTGAAACCACAGGTGTCACTACAACAGTGAGCACGGCAACACCCTCCTCCAGGGCTGTTACAGAACCCTTTACTACTCCCCCTCCATCCCCAACTACTCCTGCCTCCACGACCTCACCCACCACTCCTCCATCCACCACAGTGTCAACATCACCAGCGACCACAACCCCACCTTCTCTTACCTCCCCCTCCACACAGCCGCCACCCACCACAGCCGACACGACCGCCACCTCTTCTGTCCCCGCGACCACCACGACGACTCCTCCACCTTCAACAACGGACACAACCATGACCGTGGAGACCACCACTCCAGCGGACTCTTCAACAGTTGGGACAACAACGGCGACGCCTTCTACAACCGCGGCGCCCACTACTGAGCCGTTAACCACAGAAATAATCACGAGCCCGTACACCTCTCCTGTAACACAAGAAGCATCAACCACACATCCTTTTCTTTTGCCGAGCACTTCCTGCACA CCTCCCTTTTCCTACCGCATCGATGACTGCGCCGAGCTGTTTTGTTTCAATGGCGAGCTGCTGCTTCACAACTCCTCTCTGCACTGTCGCTACAATACCACCCCGCCCCAGTGCAGTCTGCTGGGCCTCCCTGTCCTCATCAACACAGACCCCTGCTGTCCACAGTGGCAGTGCCCCT GTCGCTGCACTGTGATGTCAGACCTGCGCGTCATTACGTTTGACGGCAACAATGTGGCCTTGTATGACAACGGCTCCTACATCTTGGTTAACCTGCCCAGAGAGACTATTATTGGCACAGTGGAGAAATGTCCTACCAGCCAG AGTGTCAACTCAATCAGAAGAACT AGTCCTACAGGTGGAACATCTGGTCTGTGTTTCAAGAAGCTGAACATTACAACCTCCTCCTACAGAATCATCATCAACCGTCTGGATCGCAAG GTGACCGTGAACTACAGACCTGCCAGACTTCCGTTCTCCCGCCATGCTCTTTATGTGGAAGACACAGGTAGCATGTACCTGATCAACACACCTGGAGGGGTCAGCATACAATGGTACCACAGCACTGGCATCATGGTGTTGCAGTACATTACTTCTTACAACTCATCCGTGCCCACTCGAGGCCTGTGTG GCTGTTGTGATGGGAACCCAGAGGACGACCTGAAGCTGCCCAATGGCACAGTGGTCAGAGAGGTGGGAGACATGGTGCTCTTTCTGCAGGCTTGGAGAGTCCACACTACAGATGAATCTGAACACACTCGCAGGGTTGGAGATAACTGCACCACTGGGGACTGCTCTTTATGTCTGTCCATGCTTCGTCAGAGGGCCTTCACACCATGCCATAGCAAG GTCCCTCCGGAGCAGTTCTGCGACATCATGTGGGCAGGGGACCTGCACTACAAGGATCATCAGTGTGACTTTCTGGCAGCGTACGTGGCGGTCTGCTACACACATCAAGTCTGCATCAGCTGGAGACGACATAACTTCTGCC CATTGCGGTGTCCCTCTGGTAAGGAATATCAGCCATGTGTGAGCACCTGCACCAGTCGCACCTGTCTGAACAGAGAGTACTACGAGGAGACAACCTGCTCCTTCAtcagagaggagtgtgtgtgccgCAGCGGTACCATCTTGCACCGAGCTGACTCCCCTTACTGTGTAACTGAGGATCGATGTG TGTGTACAGATAACGAAGGTAACCCTCGGGCCCCGGGTGAAGTGTGGAATGGCTCTGCACGCAGCTGCTGTCTGTACAAGTGTATGGAGAATGGCTCCGTGTTGGCCGTCGAGCCAGACTGCCACTCTGTCCCGACGCCTCtgtgtgagagggagggagagtacGTGCTGGACGTGCTGGAAGAAGGAGTCTGCTGCCCAAAGAAGATCTGCG AGTGTAACATGACCATCTGTGACAGTGAAGCTCCTCCTTGTGATAATGGGAACAGGCTAGTGATTGGTTACAGCGCTCTGTCCTGCTGCCCAGAGTACAGATGTG AGTGTGACCCCATGGCATGCCCTCCCGTGTACGCCCCCCACTGTGGGGAGGATCAGTTCCTAGTGGAGGTGAGGGGGGAGAAATCCTGCTGCTACTCTTACCTGTGTG TGTGCGAATCATGTCTTGAACCCGTTCCTTCCTGTTCGAATGGAGAAATTCTGGCTGTGGATctcaacacaacaaacagctgctgtcCACAGTACCACTGTG TGTGTGATGTCAACCTGTGCCCTGAAACCTTCGTGAGCTGTGCACCTGGTCTCTCTTTGGTTCAAACCACTGTCCCCGGTCATTGCTGCCCACAGCACCACTGtg AATGCCAGTGCGAGGACAGAACCCTCCCCATCTGTCAGGTG GGGGAGGTGCTGGTTGAGGCTTCAGACAGCATCACCAACTGTGGCTGTCCTCAGCACACATGCC AGAAGGCAGAGGTGTGTCTTTTCCAAGGTGTAACAGTACTGGGCCCTGGCCAGTCTCTGGTTCAGTACCTTGAGGGAGAGATGTGTTACACTGTCCAATGTCTTCATCACAGAGATCCAGACTCTGGCTTCTACGCCATGGAAATTACCTCTGTCAACTGCACCCAAAAATGTGGACCA CACCAGGTGTACATGCAGTCCACGGACCCACAGGTGTGCTGTGGCTCCTGCAAAAATGTTTCCTGTACTTTCACAAATGAAAACGGGACAACAGAGCTTTTCGCT TCAGGGAGTTCCTGGGTGGAGAACTGCACACGTTATGACTGTATGGAAACAGCAGTGGGAGCGGTGATTCTTGCCTCTGGGGTGGTCTGCCCACCTTTCAATGACACTGAGTGTGTACAG aaTGGTGGCGTTGTTCAAAGCTATGTGGACGGTTGCTGCAGGACAT GTTCGGGAGTGGGTGTTTTACCATTTACCGTTAATCCTGTAACCCCCACTGGTAGTACTAACTGTGACACAG GCAAAGAGGATGGTAAGACATGCAAACGTGTGGCCATACGGACAACGATCAGAAAAGATGACTGCAGGAGCAATGCACCG GTAACGGTCTATTCTTGTGACGGGAAATGTCCGTCTGCCACCATATTCAATTTCAACATCAATAGCCACGCCCGTTTCTGTAAGTGCTGCCGTGAGAGCGGACTACAAACCCGCTCCGTCACACTCTACTGCTCTCGCAACGCCACAGTCGTGGAATACAACTTCCAGGAGCCCCTGGACTGTTCCTGCCAGTGGAACTAA